A genomic segment from Candidatus Marinimicrobia bacterium CG08_land_8_20_14_0_20_45_22 encodes:
- a CDS encoding putative selenate reductase subunit YgfK — protein sequence MSDKMLPIRFDKLIDWIAYEYRDHQSIFGIPKVNFFRKSNTTSIMLSGERCDIPIGPAAGPHTQMSQNIVAAYLCGARFFELKTVQKMDELEIQKPCISAENEGYNTEWSTELSVTQAFDEYLKAWMILHFLNAALGLSSSPQTGGFVFNMSVGYDLAGIQTQKIDHFIESLKNAEQTPNFSRYQEFIFGALSKFHRIDTAFVHRAIESIPTTISTSVTLSTMHGCPPNEIESICNYLLAEKHLHTFVKLNPTLLGFDFTNSTLKANGYSSIELKSESFDHDLQFSDAIPMLRRLKAFATENGRQFGVKLSNTLPVKNTKGVLPGDEMYMSGNALYPLTIHLATKIAEAFDGNLHISYSGGANYFNMDDILQTGIYPVTLATELLKPGGYLRLRQLSEVADKRLQNGLPEKIEIEQLQKVALTSIRSTAIVPENRQNKSGKNGKPLPIFNCFTAPCRERCPIHQDVPTYIRLIDQNRPEKALQSIFAQNPLPHITGHICDHQCTTRCVRRFYDEPVKIRDLKRVAAETGFSDGSNSMKSNIPANGINVAVLGAGPAGLSAGYFLTQAGFSVTIFDRNPAAGGTVQFIIPGFRLPEEAIRNDISFIEKTGVKFQFGIGNLTVEELKNLGYRIIFLAIGTGKSNPLVLPGGNANLISAIDFLKSYRNSPTEVHLGKNVVIIGGGNSAMDAARAALKINHVRNVSIIYRRTTSEMPADSEELDNALQEGATIRELLTPIKFSKAGILKCQNMKLGEKDESGRRRPVPIDNAYENIQADFVISAIGENVETEFLNESGIGINNYGKAIADPQTNETNVPGVFIGGDARLGSATVVEAIAEGKKVATEIIRRENPDFREPELSRQPIDLNEIYRRKGLIRSAEKELKDPESIHREASRCLDCQTFCGICVDVCPNRANVAVQTENSWQIVHLDGLCNECGNCATFCPWDGKPYRDKFTIFWGERDFNESNS from the coding sequence GTGAGCGATAAAATGCTACCGATCCGGTTCGACAAACTCATCGACTGGATCGCATACGAATATCGAGATCACCAATCCATCTTTGGCATCCCAAAAGTCAATTTTTTTCGAAAATCGAACACAACATCAATCATGCTAAGTGGAGAACGGTGCGACATTCCAATTGGACCGGCGGCTGGACCACACACACAGATGTCACAAAACATCGTAGCGGCGTATCTGTGCGGTGCGCGCTTTTTCGAGTTGAAAACCGTCCAAAAAATGGACGAGTTGGAAATCCAAAAGCCTTGTATTTCCGCGGAAAACGAAGGTTACAATACCGAGTGGTCAACAGAACTATCCGTTACACAAGCATTCGACGAATACTTAAAAGCATGGATGATTTTACATTTCCTGAACGCCGCTCTGGGTCTGTCATCTTCACCACAAACAGGCGGATTTGTCTTTAATATGAGCGTTGGATATGATCTCGCCGGAATTCAAACTCAGAAAATCGACCATTTCATCGAAAGCCTCAAAAATGCCGAACAAACGCCAAATTTCAGCCGTTATCAGGAATTTATCTTTGGCGCTCTATCAAAATTCCACAGAATCGATACAGCATTTGTGCATCGCGCGATTGAATCAATTCCAACGACTATTTCAACCTCTGTCACGCTTTCGACGATGCACGGCTGTCCGCCAAATGAAATCGAATCGATTTGCAACTATTTGCTCGCCGAAAAACACTTGCACACATTCGTTAAACTGAATCCGACTTTACTCGGATTCGATTTCACGAATTCAACCTTAAAAGCCAACGGCTATAGTTCGATCGAATTGAAAAGTGAGTCGTTCGATCACGACCTGCAATTCTCCGATGCAATTCCGATGCTTCGCCGCCTGAAAGCCTTTGCCACTGAAAACGGTCGCCAGTTTGGCGTTAAATTGTCGAACACTTTACCGGTGAAAAATACCAAAGGCGTTCTACCGGGCGACGAAATGTACATGTCCGGAAATGCGCTTTACCCTCTGACGATCCACCTTGCGACAAAAATCGCCGAAGCATTTGACGGCAATCTTCATATCTCATACTCAGGCGGAGCGAATTATTTCAACATGGACGATATTTTGCAGACGGGAATTTATCCGGTGACGCTCGCTACAGAATTGCTTAAACCGGGCGGCTATTTGCGTCTCCGACAATTATCCGAAGTCGCTGATAAACGTTTGCAGAATGGTCTTCCTGAAAAGATCGAAATTGAGCAATTACAAAAAGTCGCATTGACCAGCATTCGATCCACGGCCATTGTTCCCGAAAATCGTCAAAATAAATCCGGGAAGAATGGCAAACCGTTGCCCATTTTCAATTGTTTCACCGCTCCCTGCCGCGAACGATGCCCAATTCATCAGGACGTTCCGACTTACATTCGATTAATCGATCAAAATCGTCCTGAAAAGGCGCTCCAATCAATTTTCGCACAAAATCCTCTGCCGCACATCACCGGTCACATTTGCGATCATCAATGCACGACGCGCTGTGTGAGACGTTTTTACGACGAACCGGTGAAAATCCGCGACCTCAAACGTGTTGCCGCAGAGACAGGCTTTTCGGATGGCTCAAATTCTATGAAATCCAACATTCCTGCGAACGGAATCAACGTTGCCGTTCTGGGTGCCGGTCCGGCCGGACTTTCAGCCGGATATTTTTTAACGCAGGCAGGCTTTTCTGTGACGATTTTCGACCGGAATCCAGCGGCAGGTGGAACGGTTCAATTCATCATTCCCGGCTTTCGTCTTCCCGAAGAAGCGATCCGGAACGATATTTCGTTCATCGAAAAAACCGGCGTGAAATTTCAATTTGGCATCGGCAATCTTACAGTTGAGGAATTGAAAAATCTAGGTTACCGCATTATTTTTCTGGCAATTGGCACTGGTAAATCGAATCCGCTCGTTTTACCGGGTGGAAACGCAAATCTCATCAGTGCGATCGATTTTCTCAAGTCGTACCGGAATTCCCCGACGGAAGTTCATCTGGGGAAAAATGTCGTTATTATTGGTGGCGGTAACTCGGCGATGGATGCGGCACGTGCGGCTTTGAAAATTAACCACGTTCGGAACGTTTCTATTATTTATCGGCGGACAACTTCAGAAATGCCTGCAGACAGCGAGGAACTCGATAACGCTCTTCAGGAGGGCGCCACCATTCGCGAACTGTTGACACCTATCAAGTTTTCCAAAGCCGGAATTTTAAAATGTCAGAACATGAAACTGGGCGAGAAAGACGAAAGCGGTCGGCGCCGACCAGTTCCAATCGATAACGCTTACGAAAATATTCAAGCCGATTTCGTGATTTCCGCCATTGGTGAAAATGTTGAAACCGAATTTTTAAACGAGTCGGGGATTGGCATTAATAATTATGGAAAAGCCATCGCCGATCCACAGACAAACGAAACAAACGTTCCGGGAGTTTTCATTGGTGGCGATGCACGGCTGGGATCAGCAACTGTCGTTGAAGCGATTGCCGAAGGCAAAAAAGTTGCCACGGAGATTATTCGGCGTGAAAATCCCGATTTCAGAGAACCGGAACTGTCTCGCCAACCGATCGATCTGAACGAAATTTACCGGCGCAAAGGATTGATAAGATCCGCCGAGAAGGAATTGAAAGATCCGGAAAGCATTCATCGCGAAGCGAGTCGTTGTCTCGACTGCCAGACTTTCTGCGGAATTTGCGTCGATGTCTGTCCAAACCGCGCAAATGTCGCTGTCCAGACGGAAAACAGTTGGCAAATCGTTCACTTAGACGGATTATGCAACGAGTGCGGCAACTGCGCCACTTTTTGCCCGTGGGACGGGAAGCCGTATCGCGACAAGTTCACAATCTTTTGGGGCGAGCGAGATTTCAACGAAAGCAACTCAGA